One genomic segment of Kiritimatiella glycovorans includes these proteins:
- a CDS encoding DUF4914 family protein, giving the protein MREVYHPLKFKLPPKVNEILEACPGFVVAGSVQDLVELATRDAVHGWQEVSYDVPGRGPVTEARVCRTRNGVAANYLEPYMRRRDPECMVIADDRPTNKQHFRERFGEDFDPLREETFEWLKTQELALYPFIAGQRGSGLDTLVIAPANAGFFALGLALLQGIISPENLTDDFNPAAVIYVAPPFRHTRFDGRQVVVHNRQPDMYELFSYNLYPGPSAKKGVYGMLISLGEEKEWVTMHCSTVQVITPYDNKITISHEGASGGGKSEMLELMHREDDGRLLLGENLEDGERRYLVLPRACELRPVTDDMALCPPSLQSGDGRLTVTDAEDAWFVRVNHIEHYGTDPHLEEMTIHPKGPQLFLNIRAVPDSTALIWDHVEDEPGVPCPNPRVVIPRESVPGVLTGSARVDIRSFGVRTPPCTSADPTYGILGMLHVLPPALAWLWRLVAPRGHANPSITDTKGLTSEGVGSYWPFATGLRVDQANLLLKQMVDSPRTRYVLIPNQHVGAWKVGFMPQWVAREYLARRGGFHFYPGQLKEARCPLLGYSLRNLMVEGQTIGSWFLHVEKQREVGEAAYDAGATQLREFFHEHLGQFLVDGLDPQGRRIIEACMDGAHVDDYIEMIESDPIIVDE; this is encoded by the coding sequence ATGCGTGAAGTGTATCATCCCCTCAAGTTCAAACTGCCCCCGAAGGTCAACGAGATCCTGGAAGCCTGCCCCGGATTTGTGGTCGCCGGCAGCGTTCAGGACCTGGTGGAGCTGGCCACGCGGGATGCCGTCCACGGCTGGCAGGAGGTTTCGTACGACGTGCCCGGGCGCGGACCGGTCACCGAGGCCCGCGTCTGCCGCACCCGCAACGGGGTCGCCGCCAACTACCTCGAACCCTACATGCGGCGCCGCGACCCCGAGTGCATGGTGATCGCCGACGACCGGCCGACCAACAAGCAGCATTTCAGGGAGCGGTTCGGGGAGGACTTCGACCCGCTGCGCGAGGAGACCTTCGAATGGCTCAAGACGCAGGAGCTGGCCCTGTACCCCTTTATCGCCGGGCAGCGGGGGAGCGGACTCGACACGCTCGTCATTGCACCGGCCAATGCCGGTTTCTTCGCCCTGGGGCTGGCGCTGCTCCAGGGGATCATCAGCCCGGAGAACCTGACCGACGACTTCAATCCGGCCGCGGTCATCTATGTGGCCCCGCCGTTCCGCCATACCCGCTTCGACGGCAGACAGGTCGTCGTCCATAACCGCCAGCCGGACATGTACGAGCTGTTCAGCTATAATCTCTACCCCGGGCCGAGCGCCAAAAAGGGCGTTTACGGTATGCTGATCTCGCTGGGCGAGGAGAAGGAATGGGTGACGATGCACTGTTCGACGGTGCAGGTGATCACCCCCTACGACAACAAGATCACGATTTCGCACGAGGGGGCCAGCGGCGGCGGCAAGTCGGAGATGCTCGAGCTGATGCATCGCGAGGACGACGGACGGCTGTTGCTGGGGGAGAATCTCGAGGACGGCGAGCGCCGCTACCTGGTGCTGCCGCGGGCCTGCGAACTGCGCCCGGTCACGGACGACATGGCGCTGTGTCCGCCCTCGCTCCAGTCGGGCGACGGGCGGCTTACGGTGACCGACGCGGAGGACGCCTGGTTCGTCCGCGTCAATCACATCGAACACTACGGCACCGATCCGCATCTCGAGGAGATGACCATCCATCCCAAGGGGCCGCAGCTGTTTCTCAACATCCGCGCCGTGCCCGACAGCACCGCCCTGATCTGGGACCACGTCGAGGATGAACCGGGCGTGCCGTGCCCGAATCCCCGCGTGGTGATTCCGCGCGAGTCGGTGCCCGGCGTACTCACGGGCTCCGCACGGGTGGACATCCGCAGCTTCGGCGTGCGCACGCCTCCCTGCACCAGCGCGGACCCCACCTACGGTATCCTCGGCATGCTGCACGTGCTGCCGCCGGCGCTGGCCTGGCTGTGGCGGCTGGTCGCCCCGCGCGGGCACGCCAACCCCAGCATTACGGATACCAAAGGGCTCACCTCAGAGGGAGTCGGGTCGTACTGGCCGTTCGCCACCGGCCTGCGGGTGGACCAGGCCAACCTGCTCCTCAAGCAGATGGTCGATTCGCCCCGCACGCGCTATGTCCTGATTCCGAACCAGCACGTGGGCGCGTGGAAGGTCGGCTTCATGCCGCAGTGGGTCGCGCGCGAATACCTCGCCCGGCGCGGGGGGTTCCACTTCTATCCCGGCCAGTTGAAAGAGGCCCGCTGCCCGCTGCTGGGATACAGCCTGCGCAACCTGATGGTCGAAGGCCAGACCATCGGCTCGTGGTTCCTGCACGTGGAGAAACAGCGCGAAGTGGGCGAGGCGGCCTACGACGCCGGCGCGACACAGCTGCGGGAGTTTTTCCACGAACATCTCGGACAATTTCTGGTCGACGGGCTGGATCCGCAGGGACGCCGCATTATCGAGGCCTGCATGGACGGCGCCCACGTCGACGACTATATCGAGATGATCGAGTCCGATCCGATCATCGTCGATGAGTGA